In Mycolicibacterium mucogenicum DSM 44124, the following are encoded in one genomic region:
- a CDS encoding zinc-dependent dehydrogenase produces the protein MKALRYYAPEDVRLEDVPEPVCGPDEIKIRVRNCSTCGTDVKILHNGHQNLTPPRTIGHEIAGDIVEVGADVNATYGTEWAEGDRVQVIAAVPCGECHECRKGWMAVCQNQTSMGYQYDGGFAEYMIVPRQVLKVDGLNRIPDNVGYDEASAAEPFACAINAQDLLGIEPGDTVVVFGAGPIGCMHIRIARGVHDCGPVYLVDVNDARLAMSADAVHPDAVINAAEVDVVEKVMELTGGRGADVVITATAANITQEQAIAMAARNGRISFFGGLPKTNPTITCDSNVVHYRQLHIHGANGSAPEHNKRALHYISTGQVPVKDLITRHIALDEVLDAFSIVQNGEAIKVTVEPSAVLV, from the coding sequence ATGAAAGCGCTGCGCTACTACGCACCCGAGGACGTCCGGCTCGAAGACGTGCCCGAGCCGGTATGCGGACCCGACGAGATCAAGATCCGGGTGCGCAACTGTTCGACCTGCGGGACGGACGTCAAAATCCTCCACAACGGACACCAGAACCTGACGCCGCCGCGGACCATCGGTCACGAGATCGCCGGCGACATCGTCGAGGTGGGCGCCGACGTGAACGCCACCTACGGCACCGAGTGGGCCGAGGGCGACCGGGTGCAGGTGATCGCGGCGGTCCCGTGCGGTGAGTGCCACGAGTGCCGCAAGGGCTGGATGGCGGTCTGCCAGAACCAGACCTCGATGGGCTACCAGTACGACGGCGGGTTCGCCGAGTACATGATCGTGCCCCGCCAGGTACTCAAAGTCGATGGGCTGAACCGGATTCCGGACAACGTCGGCTACGACGAGGCGTCGGCCGCGGAACCGTTCGCGTGCGCCATCAACGCCCAGGATCTGCTCGGCATCGAGCCGGGTGACACCGTCGTGGTGTTCGGTGCCGGCCCCATCGGTTGCATGCACATCCGCATCGCCCGTGGTGTGCACGACTGCGGGCCGGTGTACCTCGTCGACGTCAACGACGCCCGCCTGGCGATGTCCGCCGATGCGGTGCACCCCGATGCGGTGATCAACGCGGCGGAGGTCGACGTCGTCGAGAAGGTCATGGAACTGACCGGCGGCCGCGGCGCCGACGTGGTGATCACTGCGACCGCCGCCAACATCACCCAGGAGCAGGCCATCGCGATGGCCGCGCGCAACGGCCGTATCTCGTTCTTCGGCGGCCTGCCCAAGACCAACCCGACGATCACCTGCGATTCCAACGTGGTGCACTACCGGCAGCTGCATATCCACGGCGCCAACGGATCTGCGCCGGAGCACAACAAGCGGGCGCTGCACTACATCTCAACCGGTCAGGTTCCCGTGAAGGACTTGATCACCCGGCACATCGCGCTCGACGAAGTTCTCGATGCGTTCTCGATCGTCCAGAACGGCGAGGCCATCAAGGTGACGGTGGAGCCCAGCGCGGTTCTCGTCTGA
- a CDS encoding HNH endonuclease — translation MGITPDLNALLERLRDVAVTDDMSRDDAVAAMTCVMKLRNVIDHLAAMLTGALDRRGVAAAQGQTPRELLMALGCAPSVAERFIRVSGALPALPTLAAHAADGAIAGEHVDAIVKGINHIRARAPGEVDEEARFAQVTDLLGQFFSGATPADIDKRARRLGNRVAAAEGGLPAAEDRSINTADHRVTSDGRVQIRADLDAEVGAKYIAAMEELSAPRPEPDGSPDVRSAGRRRADALEAVLDIAARGGDVASAPRTQLLITVPADTPDLATLEFIGSISTMTLERICCDTTVTTMIVDGEQVPLDMGREKRLFPPHLRKALYHRDQCCIKCGAPPGRTHAHHIIHWTHHGETSLANGCLLCPACHANIHHDGWDVVMGLDKHPWLIPPATVDPHRKPIPAHNRRTMRLDNAA, via the coding sequence ATGGGAATCACACCGGATCTCAACGCTCTTCTCGAGCGCCTTCGCGACGTGGCCGTCACCGACGACATGTCCAGGGACGACGCGGTGGCGGCGATGACGTGCGTGATGAAACTGCGCAATGTGATCGATCATCTGGCAGCGATGCTGACCGGGGCGCTGGATCGCCGCGGGGTGGCGGCCGCGCAGGGGCAGACGCCGCGGGAGTTGTTGATGGCGTTGGGATGTGCCCCGTCGGTGGCCGAGCGCTTTATCCGGGTATCGGGCGCCTTGCCGGCGTTACCCACGCTCGCGGCTCATGCTGCCGACGGGGCGATCGCCGGGGAGCATGTCGATGCGATCGTCAAAGGCATCAACCACATACGCGCCCGCGCACCCGGTGAGGTAGACGAAGAAGCCCGGTTCGCGCAGGTGACCGATCTGTTGGGACAGTTCTTCTCCGGCGCCACCCCCGCCGACATCGACAAACGCGCCCGCCGGTTGGGCAACCGGGTCGCCGCCGCTGAAGGTGGCCTGCCGGCCGCCGAGGACCGGTCGATCAACACCGCCGACCACCGCGTCACCAGCGACGGGCGCGTGCAGATCCGCGCGGACCTGGACGCCGAAGTCGGCGCCAAGTACATCGCGGCGATGGAGGAGTTGTCGGCGCCGCGACCCGAACCCGACGGCAGCCCCGACGTGCGCTCGGCGGGGCGTCGACGCGCTGACGCGTTGGAAGCGGTGTTGGACATCGCCGCGCGCGGCGGGGACGTCGCCTCGGCCCCGCGCACCCAACTGCTGATCACCGTGCCCGCCGACACCCCAGACCTGGCCACGCTGGAATTCATCGGATCGATCAGCACCATGACCCTGGAACGAATCTGCTGCGACACCACCGTCACCACCATGATCGTCGACGGCGAACAGGTACCCCTGGACATGGGCCGGGAGAAACGCCTGTTCCCGCCGCACCTGCGCAAAGCCCTCTATCACCGCGATCAGTGCTGCATCAAATGCGGCGCCCCACCCGGACGCACCCACGCCCACCACATCATCCACTGGACCCACCACGGTGAGACATCACTAGCCAACGGGTGTCTGCTGTGCCCGGCCTGCCACGCCAACATCCACCACGACGGCTGGGACGTCGTCATGGGACTGGACAAACACCCCTGGCTCATCCCACCCGCCACCGTCGACCCCCACCGAAAACCCATCCCCGCCCACAACCGCCGCACCATGCGACTCGACAACGCCGCCTAA
- the alr gene encoding alanine racemase, which translates to MSSPDPQPAAQAVIDLGAIAHNVRLLRERASSAAVMAVVKADGYGHGAPQVARAALAAGAAELGVTNITEALALRQAGITAPVLSWLNLPGTDFAPALAADVQVAVASVRQFDDVLDGVRRSGAPATLTVKVDTGLSRNGVSPAEYPALLDAIARAAADGAVRPRGIMSHLACGDDPQHPMNDTQAERLTAARKQAAAAGVHFEVAHLANSPATLTRPDLHFDVVRPGIAVYGQTPIPALGDFGLRPVMTLKCPVTAVRSIKAGDGVSYGHTWIADRDTTVGLIPLGYADGVFRNLSGRIDVSINGARYRNIGRICMDQFVVDLGPDGAGVKVGDEAVLFGSGAAGEPTAQDWAELLGTINYEVVTSPRGRIARTYRESTG; encoded by the coding sequence ATGAGCTCGCCCGATCCTCAACCTGCTGCCCAGGCCGTCATCGACCTGGGCGCAATTGCGCATAACGTGCGGCTTCTGCGGGAACGCGCAAGCAGCGCCGCGGTGATGGCGGTGGTCAAGGCCGACGGTTACGGGCACGGTGCGCCGCAGGTGGCGCGTGCCGCGCTGGCGGCCGGGGCCGCCGAGCTTGGCGTCACCAACATCACAGAGGCACTGGCGCTGCGGCAGGCCGGCATCACGGCGCCCGTGTTGTCGTGGCTGAACCTGCCCGGCACGGACTTCGCCCCCGCGTTGGCCGCCGACGTGCAGGTGGCGGTGGCGTCGGTCCGCCAGTTCGACGACGTGCTCGACGGCGTGCGCCGCAGTGGTGCGCCGGCCACACTCACCGTCAAGGTCGACACCGGTCTGAGCCGCAACGGCGTCAGCCCCGCCGAGTACCCGGCCCTGCTCGACGCCATCGCCCGGGCCGCCGCCGACGGCGCGGTACGCCCCCGCGGCATCATGAGCCACCTCGCCTGCGGCGACGACCCGCAGCACCCGATGAACGACACTCAGGCCGAGCGCCTCACCGCGGCGCGGAAACAGGCTGCGGCGGCCGGCGTGCATTTCGAAGTGGCGCATCTGGCCAACTCGCCCGCGACCCTGACGCGGCCCGATCTGCATTTCGACGTGGTGCGGCCGGGTATCGCGGTCTACGGCCAGACGCCGATCCCCGCGCTCGGCGATTTCGGCCTGCGGCCCGTGATGACGCTGAAATGTCCTGTCACCGCGGTACGTTCGATCAAAGCCGGCGACGGAGTGTCCTACGGACACACGTGGATCGCCGACCGCGACACCACCGTCGGGCTGATCCCGCTCGGCTACGCCGACGGCGTGTTCCGCAACCTGAGCGGACGCATCGACGTCAGCATCAACGGCGCCCGGTACCGCAACATCGGCCGAATCTGTATGGACCAGTTCGTCGTTGACCTCGGACCCGACGGTGCCGGTGTCAAGGTCGGCGACGAGGCGGTGCTGTTCGGCTCGGGCGCCGCCGGTGAGCCGACGGCGCAGGACTGGGCCGAACTGCTGGGCACCATCAACTACGAGGTCGTCACCAGCCCGCGGGGCCGGATCGCCCGGACCTATCGCGAGTCGACGGGCTGA
- a CDS encoding NAD(P)H-hydrate dehydratase, translating to MRHYYTAEQIRAAEAPLLASLPDGVLMRRAAYGLATAIATELKTRTGGVSGRSVCAVVGSGDNGGDALWAATFLRRRGAAATAVLLNPDRAHPKALAAFRKAGGRVVESIPPSTDLVIDGVVGIGASGPLRPNAAAVFDANTAPVVAVDLPSGVDVQAGAADGPHVHAALTVTFGGLKPVHGLADCGRVELIDIGLDLPEPAFLGFDAHDVRARWPVPHPSDDKYSQGVKGVLAGSATYPGAAILSTGAAVAATSGMVRYAGSAHAEVVSHWPEVVAAPDVTAAGRVQAWVVGPGLGTDTAGDDALRFALDTDLPVIVDADALTLLAADLDLVADRAAPTVLTPHAGEFARLAGHPPGTDRVAATRELAERLGATVLLKGNVTIIAESDGPTYLNPAGQSWAATAGSGDVLSGIIGALLASGIAPGEAAAMAAFVHARAAGLSAADPGPNPAPTSAHRILAHVRAAVASL from the coding sequence ATGCGGCACTACTACACCGCCGAGCAGATTCGCGCGGCCGAGGCGCCGCTGTTGGCTTCCCTACCCGATGGCGTGTTGATGCGCCGCGCGGCCTACGGGCTGGCGACGGCGATTGCCACAGAACTCAAAACCCGCACCGGCGGCGTGAGCGGGCGCAGCGTCTGTGCGGTGGTGGGCTCGGGGGACAACGGCGGCGACGCGCTGTGGGCGGCGACCTTCCTGCGCCGCCGCGGTGCGGCCGCAACAGCGGTGCTCCTGAACCCGGACCGCGCCCACCCGAAGGCGCTCGCAGCATTTCGGAAAGCCGGCGGCAGAGTAGTTGAAAGCATTCCGCCGTCAACCGATTTGGTGATCGACGGCGTCGTCGGGATCGGCGCCAGCGGGCCGCTCCGGCCCAATGCCGCGGCGGTCTTCGACGCCAACACCGCGCCCGTTGTCGCCGTCGACCTCCCCAGTGGTGTCGACGTCCAGGCCGGCGCCGCCGACGGCCCCCATGTGCACGCCGCGCTGACCGTCACCTTCGGCGGACTCAAACCCGTACACGGACTGGCCGACTGCGGGCGGGTCGAACTCATCGACATCGGACTCGACCTGCCCGAACCGGCGTTCCTCGGATTCGACGCGCACGACGTCCGCGCCCGCTGGCCGGTGCCGCACCCGTCGGACGACAAGTACAGCCAGGGCGTCAAGGGCGTGCTCGCCGGGTCGGCGACCTATCCGGGTGCGGCGATCCTGAGCACCGGCGCCGCCGTCGCCGCGACCTCCGGCATGGTCCGGTACGCCGGCTCCGCACACGCCGAAGTGGTGTCGCACTGGCCGGAAGTCGTTGCGGCGCCGGATGTGACGGCTGCGGGGCGGGTCCAGGCGTGGGTGGTCGGCCCGGGCCTCGGCACCGACACCGCCGGCGACGATGCGCTGCGGTTCGCGCTGGACACCGACCTGCCGGTGATCGTCGACGCCGATGCGCTGACCTTGTTGGCCGCCGACCTCGACCTGGTCGCGGACCGCGCGGCACCGACGGTCTTGACCCCACATGCCGGTGAATTCGCCCGGCTCGCAGGACATCCGCCCGGAACCGACCGGGTAGCCGCTACCCGTGAACTGGCCGAACGGCTGGGCGCCACCGTCCTGCTGAAGGGCAACGTCACCATCATCGCCGAATCGGACGGCCCCACCTATCTCAATCCCGCCGGCCAATCCTGGGCTGCCACAGCCGGATCCGGCGACGTGCTGTCCGGCATCATCGGCGCGCTGCTGGCCTCGGGCATCGCACCGGGCGAGGCCGCCGCCATGGCGGCCTTCGTCCACGCCCGTGCAGCGGGCCTGTCTGCAGCTGACCCAGGTCCCAACCCCGCGCCCACATCGGCGCACCGCATCCTGGCCCATGTCCGGGCCGCCGTCGCATCGCTCTAA
- a CDS encoding DeoR/GlpR family DNA-binding transcription regulator gives MDSDSRQRQIVEFARTRGRVEVLALAEELNVASETIRRDLKVLAGRRMLKRVHGGAIPLETAAFESTVEYRSQVDLAQKHRIAAAAADLLHGAETVYLDEGFTPRLIAEQLADQELTVVTSSLLAAEALAHSATVTVMLLGGRMRGRTLATVDNWAVERLRSLVIDVAYLGTNGITPQHGLTTPDPAVAAVKQTAVSVAMRRILVAADSKFGETSFCRFADVSDFDAIVTGTELPAAEAARYEALGPSVVRA, from the coding sequence GTGGATTCAGACAGCCGCCAGCGCCAGATCGTCGAGTTCGCCCGCACCCGTGGGCGGGTCGAGGTGCTGGCGCTGGCCGAAGAACTGAACGTGGCTTCGGAGACCATTCGCCGCGACCTGAAGGTGCTGGCCGGGCGCCGCATGCTCAAACGGGTCCACGGTGGAGCCATCCCGCTGGAGACAGCGGCATTCGAATCGACGGTGGAGTACCGCAGCCAGGTCGATCTGGCCCAGAAACACCGGATCGCGGCCGCCGCAGCGGATCTGCTGCACGGAGCCGAAACCGTTTATCTGGATGAGGGTTTCACTCCGCGGCTGATCGCCGAGCAGCTGGCGGATCAGGAGCTCACGGTGGTGACGTCGTCGCTGCTGGCCGCGGAAGCGCTGGCCCACAGCGCGACCGTGACGGTGATGCTGCTCGGCGGACGAATGCGCGGACGAACCCTGGCCACGGTGGACAACTGGGCCGTGGAGCGGTTGCGCAGCCTCGTCATCGACGTCGCCTACCTCGGCACCAACGGCATCACGCCCCAGCACGGGCTGACCACCCCCGATCCCGCGGTGGCCGCGGTCAAGCAAACCGCCGTGTCGGTCGCGATGCGCCGCATCTTGGTGGCCGCCGATTCCAAATTCGGCGAGACCAGCTTCTGCCGGTTCGCCGACGTGTCCGACTTCGACGCGATCGTCACCGGTACGGAACTGCCGGCCGCGGAGGCTGCGCGCTATGAGGCACTAGGGCCGTCGGTGGTGCGCGCGTGA
- a CDS encoding glutamate decarboxylase — translation MSRKHVHGPTMSPAYTGRLSTAPVPSLRLPDDPLDPQAAYRFIHDELMLDGSSRLNLATFVTTWMDPEAEKLMAETFDKNMIDKDEYPATAAIESRCVSMVADLFHAEDLRDDDPASACGVSTIGSSEAVMLAGLALKWRWREKVGDWNGRTPNLVMGANVQVVWEKFCRYFDVEPRYLPMAEDRYVITPEQVLANVDEDTIGVVGILGTTFTGELEPIAEICAALDQLAQEKGLDIPVHVDAASGGFVVPFLHPDLHWDFRLPRVVSINVSGHKYGLTYPGIGFVVWRSKEHLPEDLVFRVNYLGGDMPTFTLNFSRPGNQVVGQYYNFLRLGRAGYTQIMRCLSDTARWIGDELRGSEHFEVITDGSAIPVIACRLKGKRPYTEFDVSHALRAYGWQVPAYTMPEGATDIAVLRVVVREGFSADLARALRDDLITVLNSLDELKPKGQFDDVQPFAH, via the coding sequence ATGTCGCGCAAGCATGTTCATGGACCGACCATGAGCCCGGCCTACACCGGGCGGTTGTCCACCGCGCCGGTCCCGTCGCTGCGACTGCCCGACGACCCGCTGGACCCGCAGGCTGCCTACCGCTTCATCCACGACGAGCTCATGCTCGACGGCAGCTCCCGGCTGAACCTCGCGACGTTCGTCACCACGTGGATGGACCCCGAGGCCGAGAAGCTGATGGCCGAGACGTTCGACAAGAACATGATCGACAAGGACGAATACCCGGCGACGGCGGCCATCGAGTCCCGCTGCGTGTCCATGGTGGCCGACCTCTTCCACGCCGAAGACCTGCGCGACGATGACCCGGCGTCGGCCTGCGGGGTCTCGACCATCGGTTCCAGCGAGGCCGTCATGCTGGCCGGCCTGGCTCTCAAATGGCGGTGGCGCGAGAAGGTCGGCGACTGGAATGGACGCACCCCCAACCTCGTCATGGGCGCCAACGTCCAGGTGGTGTGGGAGAAGTTCTGCCGCTACTTCGACGTCGAGCCGCGGTACCTGCCGATGGCCGAGGACCGCTACGTCATCACCCCGGAGCAGGTGCTCGCCAATGTCGACGAGGACACCATCGGAGTGGTGGGCATCCTGGGGACCACGTTCACCGGTGAGCTCGAGCCCATCGCCGAGATCTGCGCGGCGCTCGATCAGCTCGCGCAGGAGAAGGGCCTGGACATCCCCGTCCACGTCGACGCCGCCAGCGGCGGTTTCGTGGTGCCGTTCCTGCACCCGGATCTGCACTGGGATTTCCGGCTGCCGCGGGTGGTCTCGATCAACGTCAGCGGCCACAAGTACGGGCTGACGTACCCCGGCATCGGCTTCGTGGTCTGGCGCAGCAAGGAGCACCTGCCCGAGGACCTCGTCTTCCGGGTCAACTACCTGGGCGGCGATATGCCGACCTTCACCCTGAACTTCTCTCGGCCCGGCAATCAGGTGGTCGGCCAGTACTACAACTTCCTGCGCCTCGGCCGGGCCGGCTACACGCAGATCATGCGCTGCCTGTCGGACACCGCCCGGTGGATCGGCGATGAGCTGCGGGGCAGCGAACACTTCGAGGTCATCACCGACGGCTCGGCCATCCCGGTGATCGCGTGCCGGCTCAAGGGCAAACGGCCCTACACCGAATTCGACGTGTCGCACGCGCTGCGTGCCTACGGCTGGCAGGTGCCGGCGTACACCATGCCCGAAGGTGCGACGGACATCGCAGTGCTGCGTGTTGTGGTGCGCGAGGGCTTCTCGGCGGACCTGGCCCGCGCCCTGCGCGACGATCTGATCACCGTGCTGAACAGCCTCGATGAGCTCAAGCCGAAAGGCCAGTTCGACGACGTGCAGCCGTTCGCCCACTAG
- a CDS encoding GGDEF domain-containing protein — translation MVREWWHTPTDYEAQVEYFAKRSLTGLIQFLVGLGVGMVGLIVMISQWSGDAPAGTAVRVVSIVFITAMYVWSWVWWLRPWPSYRLSHAFLINVDVGVTVVTLLNQKVLSGMFGLSALLLVSFYIIFFDGPKALAVHSFWAVSSIAAMSVEIAIIGGGDPVLAFVKLLSGGALAVAPIAAHFGIWALRNEANEASNDPLTGLLNRRGLNLHIDDLLRGHRKRAADVVVIVIDLDRFKIVNDRFGHSVGDEVLVRCARRLESAVHGGALVARVGGEEFVVVDVLQPGDWVAVADRIRVALCGRDDHAPITASIGITAAAITHFAESGCDHAELLGDLVARADEAMFVAKRGGGNAVSYLPPMPDAVRTSR, via the coding sequence ATGGTCCGCGAATGGTGGCACACGCCGACCGACTACGAGGCGCAGGTCGAGTACTTCGCGAAGCGGTCGCTGACCGGGCTGATCCAGTTCCTCGTCGGGCTCGGGGTCGGCATGGTCGGTCTGATCGTCATGATTTCCCAGTGGTCCGGTGACGCGCCCGCGGGTACGGCCGTGCGGGTCGTGTCCATCGTGTTCATCACGGCGATGTACGTGTGGAGCTGGGTGTGGTGGCTGCGGCCGTGGCCGTCGTACCGGCTGTCGCACGCGTTTCTCATCAACGTCGACGTCGGCGTCACCGTGGTCACCCTGCTCAATCAGAAGGTGCTGTCCGGCATGTTCGGGCTGAGTGCGCTGCTGCTGGTGTCGTTCTACATCATCTTCTTCGATGGGCCGAAAGCTCTTGCCGTGCACAGTTTCTGGGCGGTGTCGTCGATCGCGGCAATGTCCGTCGAGATCGCGATCATCGGCGGCGGCGATCCGGTGCTGGCGTTCGTGAAGCTGTTGTCCGGCGGGGCACTCGCGGTGGCGCCGATCGCCGCCCATTTCGGTATCTGGGCTCTACGCAACGAGGCCAACGAGGCCTCGAACGACCCGCTGACCGGATTGCTGAACCGCCGCGGTCTCAATCTCCACATCGACGACCTGCTCCGCGGCCACCGCAAGCGCGCGGCCGACGTCGTGGTCATCGTGATCGACCTCGACCGGTTCAAAATCGTCAACGACCGATTCGGCCACAGTGTCGGCGACGAGGTGCTGGTCCGCTGCGCCCGGCGACTGGAGTCCGCTGTGCACGGCGGCGCGCTCGTGGCGCGCGTCGGGGGTGAGGAGTTCGTCGTCGTCGACGTTCTGCAGCCGGGGGACTGGGTGGCCGTGGCCGACCGGATCCGGGTCGCGTTGTGCGGCCGCGACGACCACGCGCCGATCACGGCGAGCATCGGGATCACCGCCGCGGCGATCACGCACTTCGCCGAATCCGGGTGTGACCACGCGGAACTGCTCGGCGATCTGGTCGCCCGTGCCGACGAGGCGATGTTCGTGGCCAAGCGCGGCGGCGGCAACGCCGTCAGCTACCTGCCGCCGATGCCTGACGCGGTGCGGACATCGCGGTGA
- a CDS encoding PTS mannitol transporter subunit IICBA — protein sequence MNATTETPQRASLRVRVQQLGTALSNMVMPNIGAFIAWGLITALFIKTGWLPGLFHSLQNPDGWVAHIGGWGAYEKGGIVGPMITYLLPILIGSTGGRMVYGTRGAVVGAITTMGVVAGSDVPMFMGAMIMGPLGGWVIKKLDALWDGKIRPGFEMLVNNFSAGIAGLVLAVIGFFGVGPVVSAFTRGAGHGVDFLVGHDLLPLTSIFIEPAKVLFLNNAINHGVLTPLGTTQALATGKSVLFLLEANPGPGLGILLAFMVFGRGAAKASAPGAAIIQFLGGIHEIYFPYVLMKPKLIAATILGGMTGVFINVLFGSGLRAPAAPGSIIAVYAQTASGSYLGVTLSVLGAAAVSFAVASVLLKTDRATDEPDLAAATAEMEALKGKRSSVASALVGSSASAPITNIVFACDAGMGSSAMGASVLRKKIRDAGFTGVTVVNQAISNLTDTYGLAVTHRDLTERARQKTPSAIHVSVDDFMNSPRYDEILELLGRTNGAPGSSAESATAPSEPAAESDDVLSLDSIVLAGSATTAEAAITEAGNLLVSAHAVDVSYVEAMHEREKSVSTYMGNGLAIPHGTNDAKSAIRHSGISFVRYPEPIDWNGKPAEFVVGIAGAGKDHMALLTRIAQVFLNKDEVDRLRRASTAEEVRAVLSEAR from the coding sequence GTGAACGCAACAACGGAAACACCGCAGCGCGCCAGTCTGCGCGTGCGGGTACAGCAGCTCGGCACCGCGCTGTCGAACATGGTCATGCCGAACATCGGCGCCTTCATCGCCTGGGGCCTGATCACCGCGCTGTTCATCAAGACCGGCTGGCTGCCCGGCCTCTTTCACTCACTGCAGAACCCGGACGGCTGGGTGGCCCACATCGGCGGCTGGGGCGCCTACGAAAAGGGCGGCATCGTCGGGCCGATGATCACCTACCTGCTGCCGATCCTCATCGGATCCACCGGCGGACGGATGGTGTACGGAACCCGTGGAGCCGTCGTCGGCGCCATCACCACCATGGGCGTGGTTGCCGGGTCCGATGTTCCGATGTTCATGGGCGCAATGATCATGGGGCCCTTGGGCGGCTGGGTCATAAAGAAGCTGGACGCGTTGTGGGACGGCAAGATCCGCCCCGGCTTCGAGATGCTGGTGAACAACTTCTCGGCCGGCATCGCCGGCCTGGTGCTGGCCGTCATCGGGTTCTTCGGTGTCGGCCCGGTGGTATCGGCGTTCACCCGCGGCGCCGGCCACGGCGTCGACTTCCTCGTCGGCCACGACCTGCTGCCCCTGACCTCGATCTTCATCGAGCCTGCCAAGGTGCTCTTCCTCAACAACGCCATCAACCATGGCGTGCTCACTCCCCTGGGTACCACCCAGGCGCTCGCCACCGGCAAATCCGTGCTGTTCCTGTTGGAAGCCAATCCGGGACCTGGCCTGGGAATCCTGTTGGCGTTCATGGTGTTCGGCCGCGGCGCCGCCAAGGCATCCGCACCGGGCGCGGCCATCATCCAGTTCCTGGGCGGCATCCACGAGATCTACTTCCCGTACGTGCTGATGAAGCCGAAGCTGATCGCCGCCACCATCCTGGGCGGGATGACCGGCGTCTTCATCAATGTGTTGTTCGGCTCCGGCCTGCGCGCACCCGCCGCACCCGGTTCGATCATCGCCGTCTACGCCCAGACCGCGTCCGGCAGCTACCTCGGCGTCACGCTGTCGGTGCTCGGGGCCGCAGCCGTCTCGTTCGCCGTGGCCTCGGTGCTGCTCAAGACCGACCGCGCCACCGACGAGCCCGATCTGGCTGCCGCCACCGCCGAAATGGAGGCGCTGAAGGGCAAGCGCTCCAGCGTGGCCTCGGCACTGGTCGGAAGCTCCGCGTCCGCTCCCATCACCAACATCGTGTTCGCCTGTGACGCCGGCATGGGTTCGTCCGCGATGGGAGCCTCGGTGCTGCGCAAGAAGATCCGCGACGCCGGCTTCACCGGAGTGACGGTCGTCAACCAGGCCATCTCCAATCTCACCGACACCTACGGGCTGGCCGTCACCCACCGCGATCTCACCGAGCGGGCCCGGCAGAAGACCCCGTCGGCGATCCACGTCTCGGTCGACGACTTCATGAATTCCCCCCGCTACGACGAAATCCTGGAACTGCTGGGGCGTACCAACGGCGCCCCTGGATCCTCGGCCGAATCTGCCACGGCGCCAAGCGAACCCGCTGCCGAGTCCGACGATGTGCTGTCGCTCGACTCGATCGTGCTGGCCGGCTCGGCCACCACCGCCGAGGCCGCCATCACCGAGGCCGGCAACCTGCTGGTGTCCGCACACGCCGTCGACGTCTCCTATGTCGAAGCCATGCACGAGCGGGAGAAATCCGTGTCGACGTACATGGGCAACGGCCTGGCGATCCCGCACGGCACCAACGATGCCAAGAGCGCGATCCGCCATTCCGGGATCTCATTCGTCCGCTATCCCGAGCCCATCGACTGGAACGGCAAGCCCGCCGAGTTCGTGGTCGGTATCGCCGGCGCAGGTAAGGACCACATGGCGCTGCTCACGCGGATCGCGCAGGTGTTCCTGAACAAGGACGAGGTGGACCGGTTGCGCCGGGCCAGCACGGCCGAGGAGGTCCGGGCGGTGCTGAGCGAAGCGCGGTAG